A window of Podospora bellae-mahoneyi strain CBS 112042 chromosome 1 map unlocalized CBS112042p_1.3, whole genome shotgun sequence genomic DNA:
CTTCTCCAAATTCTCCAGCTTTCACATGCTGTGATTTAGTGCTCGGCCCTGCAGTACGGCGATTTCTGCAAGAGGACACCCCCATCACATCTACGCTATCCGAGCGCCGTTGCAAGATGGCTGCGACTCTGTTCTTTGCTGCCCAATGGCATTCTCAACATGAAGATAGGTACGAATACTCGATGCCGGCAGTGTCAACTGTCAAGATACggggtcggggagggaggactGCGGTGGCCGGTGTTCCAAGACGGTCCAGGAAGGTGTACCAGGTTCGTCCCGGACCAACGGGACTTGACGCCGCACCAAAAGTCACAGGACCTTCCGTCCACGGCCTGGCTCTTGCATGCGGCTGGTTCTTGATTTGGCACACTTCAGGTTTTTTTGAACTTGTGTTGGGATACGTCGGCGCGCCAGcacagcggcggcgggcttCTGGTACAATTTGGGATCAACGTCCGCTACTGGCAGTTCAAATGACCCAAACAAACGCCTCAAGATGCAACCCTGCAAGCCACAAGCTGCCCGAGCTCGACGCTAAGCGTTGCATCGCGAATGCGGGGAATGCCTGTCTCCCATGGACCCTGACGGCATGGGGAAGACGCCATCGGTCTTGGCACTATTGTAACTGTCTTCTCACCGTCTTACTACGGAGGATACGGACCGCGAGAACCACGATGGTGTCGGGCCGGGAGGGGAACCCAGAGATATAAAGATGTCGAGATActgtcctcctcgtcctgcCTGAACTCACCAAGCACCTCTCAGCTCCAGATCTTCAACTCCAGCCATTACCAGCCCTTTTTCGAGTCTCATTCACTTGAGTACTCAGTCTCCCTCTTTGGTCAGCTCTCAGCTTCTCGTTCAAAGTCTCTCGACAAATCCATCAACATGCGTTTCCTCGCTACCGTCGCCGCCCTCACCGGCACTTCTCGTCGCGGGCTCTCCCGAGCCCTCTCGATGAGATTCGCACCCGGGAGCTTGTCGAGTCTCACCGCCAGACCATGGAGACCCTTGAGGCTCGTGGCTGGAAGTCGGGTGAGGGTGCGACTGCTAACGAACTGCTCGATGGCGGCCCGTGCCCCCAAGGTCATCTTCATCTACGCCCGCGGTTCCACCGAGGGTGGTAACCTTGTGAGTTTTGTCCTGTCTGTTTGCGAAGTCGACCATAGCTAACCAAGCCAAAGGGATCTCTCGGCAGCCCAACTGGTGTCGCTCTCGACGCTGCCTTTGGCGAGGCCAACGTCTGTCCAGGGTGTTGGCGGTGCTTactccgccaacctccccgacaacctcctcccgagggcaccaccaccgccgccattaACGAGATGAAGagcctcctcatccgcgcCAACTCGCTCTGCCCCCAGGCCAAGATCGTCGCCGGTGGCTACAGCCAGGgtgccgccctcgccggtgCCGCCATCTCCCCAGAGCAGCG
This region includes:
- a CDS encoding uncharacterized protein (CAZy:CE5; EggNog:ENOG503P2FW; COG:G), whose protein sequence is MRFLATVAALTGTSRRGLSRALSMRFAPGSLSSLTARPWRPLRLVAGSRVRVRLLTNCSMAARAPKVIFIYARGSTEGGNLGSLGSPTGVALDAAFGEANVCPGCWRCLLRQPPRQPPPEGTTTAAINEMKSLLIRANSLCPQAKIVAARVPPSPVPPSPQSSATIREQIKGVVLYGWTKNQQNNGKIPNYPAARLKVYCESGDLVCNGSLIVLPAHGTYADEAADEAPKFLISRIQCQLDQGWE